One genomic segment of Pseudoalteromonas sp. GCY includes these proteins:
- a CDS encoding DNA ligase, which produces MRYVPFLFCLFLGFSNLLYGSETHTKIQLASVYQGDEDISNYFVSEKFDGVRAIWDGSQLRTRGGHLIKAPDWFTQGLPDTWLDGELWAGYNNFAFVSAIARRHSPNNEHWRQVTYYVFDAPNSTEIFSQRHERYLSLLSHIELSHIKPVKQLSFGSVDELNDYYHGVLKRGGEGVILHAKNAKHEDGRTTNVLKYKPYLDDEAIVIKHLPGKGKYQGMMGSLLVRDEQGMEFKIGSGFSDEERASPPPIGSQITYRYQGYTKFGKPRFARFLRVRPKL; this is translated from the coding sequence ATGCGATACGTACCATTCTTGTTCTGTCTTTTTTTAGGCTTTTCCAATCTTCTTTATGGAAGTGAAACCCACACAAAAATCCAACTTGCTTCGGTATATCAAGGCGATGAAGATATTTCTAATTACTTTGTTAGTGAGAAATTTGATGGTGTGAGGGCTATTTGGGATGGCTCGCAACTGCGTACGCGTGGTGGTCATTTAATTAAGGCACCAGACTGGTTTACGCAGGGGCTACCTGATACATGGTTAGACGGCGAGTTGTGGGCTGGGTACAATAACTTCGCTTTTGTGAGCGCGATTGCAAGGCGCCATTCGCCTAATAATGAGCACTGGCGTCAAGTGACTTATTATGTATTTGATGCGCCAAATTCTACAGAAATATTCTCTCAGCGTCATGAGCGTTACTTAAGCCTACTAAGCCATATTGAGTTATCGCACATTAAGCCCGTCAAGCAGCTATCATTTGGCTCCGTTGATGAGCTAAACGACTATTATCATGGTGTCTTAAAGCGAGGCGGTGAAGGGGTTATTTTGCATGCTAAAAATGCCAAGCACGAAGATGGAAGAACAACCAACGTATTAAAATACAAGCCGTACCTTGATGACGAAGCCATCGTGATTAAGCATTTACCCGGCAAGGGAAAGTACCAAGGGATGATGGGATCGCTACTGGTGAGAGATGAACAAGGTATGGAGTTTAAAATTGGGTCGGGGTTTAGCGACGAAGAGCGCGCATCACCACCACCGATTGGTAGCCAAATTACCTATCGATATCAAGGATATACTAAGTTTGGTAAACCGCGTTTCGCGCGATTTTTAAGAGTAAGGCCAAAATTATAG